The nucleotide sequence TAAAACCTCCGAGGAACGGATAACCAAAGCCGTAATAAGGGTAGCCAAAACCAAAGCCGAATGGACGGCCAAAGCCAAGCGGTCTGCCGAAGCCAAACGGTCTGCCAAAGCCAAACGGTCTGCCAAAGCCAGATGGGCGGCCGATCCTTCCGATCCTCATATCGTCATCAATGGCCTGCTCTTCCGCTGTATTTTCGTCATAAAAAGGCTCTTCTGGCAAGTATTGAGTCTCTATGTTCATAAAAAGCGCCTCCGTCTCTTTAAAAGTGGATGTCAATAAATCATATGCCTTAATGATTTATTTTCTTGGGCGCTTTTTTAATTTGTAATTATTCACAAAAGACGGCTTAACGGCAAAAGCATTCGATCTTCTTCTGTTCATATTATACTGAAACAGCGTTTAATATTTAGTTTATTTTACAATGAGCTTGTGCAGATATCCTTTGAACGAGCGGCTATTTGGACAGATGTCATCCCTCTTCTTATGTCTTTCATTATACTTATTCAGCGGGTCTTGGACCTGCCTTCAAGCCGGAATTTTTCATAGTCAATATAGGTCGCACCGTCACATCCCCATTTACATAAACTTGACAGGACAGTCGCAGAAGATCTTCAATTCCTTTTTCGGAGAAGGCCTGTTTTTCAGCGTTAGTTACTTCATAATATTCACCCGCCAGCACCTCTACTCGACAAGTCGTACATCTTGCTTTTCCGCCGCATTGGTGAAGGATGTCTACGCCGTTATCCTCCAATGCTAAGACTAGCTTCCTGCCTTTCTCCACCTCAAACTCTCCATGACCTATCACAGTGATAATCGGCATTACGTAGCCACCTCTCAGAAAACATTTTGGTTGCTCTTTCTTTTCATACAATTACATCAAGTGTCGGTTAAAAGGCTGATT is from Bacillus sp. PK3_68 and encodes:
- a CDS encoding 2Fe-2S iron-sulfur cluster-binding protein, giving the protein MPIITVIGHGEFEVEKGRKLVLALEDNGVDILHQCGGKARCTTCRVEVLAGEYYEVTNAEKQAFSEKGIEDLLRLSCQVYVNGDVTVRPILTMKNSGLKAGPRPAE